A window of Lysobacterales bacterium genomic DNA:
GACAAAGCATGCGCGCGCTTGTACGTTGGGTTCGCGTGGGGTATTGCAATTCGTGCGTGATAGGCAGCACACTTTTCAACAGCGAGATTATTCATCCGTGTTGCGACGCGGGCGCCTTATCGCGGCGCCTCGCTCGCCATCGCGCTGTCATGAGCACCCTTCATCTTCGCGAGGGGCAGACGACATCGCCCACGGGGCGTTCACCCTCCTCGAATCTGGGGGGATCGGAACAGGCAGCGAAAACTCTCTGAGGGGGCTCGGCAGGTTTTCGCGCTTTGGGCGGCAAAGGGGGAGTGTCGTGAGGCGACGACTCCGGGGGATGGGCGTGCCGCGCCCATCGGATGCATTCCGCGCGCCGAGCCTTTCGCCGGCGCACAACGCAGGATTTCGCCCGTGGCTCAGCCAGAGCGCTCCATCCTTTACGCTGCTCGTCGTTGGGCGGCTCTCGCCTTGCTGGCTTGGGCTGCGCCCGTGTGGGCCCAGGCCGACCTGGGAGACTCGGTCTTCAGCGGTCCGACCACCTACACCCCTGGCAACGCCGCCGCTTCCACCTACACACTGGTGGTGAACAACCGCGGCAATGCGGCCAACACGCCGACCATCACCACCAGCTTTCCGCCCGGGGTCACCCTCACCTGGACCTGCAGCGCCGTTGGCGCGGGCAGCAGCTGTGCGAACTCCAGTGGCAACGGCAACCTCAACCGCAGCGCGGATGTCGTGGGCGCACGCGCCAGCAGCACAGATGGCGAGCTGAGTTACACGATCACCGCCCGCTATGCCTCATCGATGACCGCGAGCCCGCTGGTGGTGCCGGCGGTAGTGACGCCCGGAGGTGGAAGCCCGCTGAACCTGTCGGCCAGCAGCACGCGCAACCTGCGTAGCGACCTGTCGGTAGTGAAGACGGCTTCGGCCACCACCTACAGCGCGCCGACCAGCCTGAGCTACACGGTAGTCGTCGCCAACACCGGCCCCAGCGATGTGACCGCTGCCACCTTGACCGATACCGCGCCTGCAGGCGCCAGCTTTGGCACGCGCAGCTGCACCGCGTCGGGCGGCGCGACCTGCCCCGCAGCCGGCAGCGGCAACCTCAACCTGGACCTCGATATTCCGGCCGGGGGCAGCCTCAGCTTCGGCATTCCCGCCAGCATCGCCGCCGGGATTCAGTCCGACCCGCTGACCAATACGGCGAGCATCGCCGCCCCCGCGGGCACTACGGATCCGACCCCAGGCAACAACAGCGGCGGCGCCAGTCTCGCCTTGGTGAAGGCCGATCTGGCCGTGGTGTTCGTGCCGGCGTCGCCGGTCGGCAACCCCAGCGCCACCTACACGCCGGGTAGCACTGGCAACACCCTGGACATTCGCGTCACCAACAACGGCAATTTCGCGAGCACAGGGTCGCGGCTGAGCGTGACCCTGCCGCCGCAGGTCAATGCGGCGACGCTGTCCTGCGTGGCGCTGGGCAGCTGCACGGCGGACTCCGGCACGGGTACGCTGGCCGTGGACCTGGGTAGCCTGGCCAGCGGCACCAGTCTCACTGCACGGCTGAGCCTCGACTACCCCAGCGATGCAAGCGCCAGCAGCATCGACATCGCCGCAGCGATCGCTGGCAACCAGCCGGATCTGGTCACGGGCAACAACAGCAGCACCTGGCGCGCCAGCCTGCGTCGGCAGGTGCGGATCGGTCTCAGCAAGACCAGCTCGTCCGCCGCGCTCAATCCTGGCGGAGCGCTGACCTACGACATCACCGTGACCAATCTTGGCCCGAGCGATGTGGGCAATGTCGAGGGCGACACCGGGATCCTGCTGAGCGACACCTTGTCAGGCCAGCTCGGCCGCAACCTAGCCGCCGGCGCCTGCAGCAACAATGGCCAGACCACGCCCTGCTGGCGCTATTGTCCGGACGACGGCGGCAGCGTCTCCTCGCTGACGCCGGAGTCCTGCACGGTCGAGCTGATCGAGGGCGATGGTTCTTTCGCCGACCAGGGGTTCCTGCTGCGCGCCGGCAGCAGCAGCACGCTCAAGGTCTTCGCCACGGTCGGAGCCAACGCCAGAGGCAGTCTGCTCAACGATGCGCTGGCGCGGGTCCAGTCCGGGCTGGGGGTCAGCGACCAGAGCGAGGGCAACTGTGCGTTGAGCGGCTCGAACACGGTCTGCGCCCGCAGCACGGTGGACGTGCAGGCCAGCACCGACATCGAGGTGACGGTCAGCGATGGTGCGACGTCTGCCGTACCGGGTGTGGATCACGCCTATACCGTTGTGGTGCGAAACAACGGCACCCTGACCGCGAACAACGTCAATCTGCAGACTGCGCTTCCCATCCTCGCAAACGATGGCGACGCGGGTTTTGTGGCGGGTAGCGCGCGCTGGCAGTGTCGCGCTTTCGACGGGGCGTGCTGCACGACCAACAGCAGCGTCTGCGGCACGACCGGGCCGACCCCAGCCATCAGCGCCGCCAGCATCAACGAGGGCGTCGATCTGCCGCCACAGTCGCGGGTCGAGTTCAGCCTGAGCGGACGCCTCGACCCCAGCGCGTTGGGCACGCTCGCAGTCAGCGCCGAAGCGGCGACGCCAGCTGGCCTGATCGACAGCGTCCCGGCCAACAACCTGCGCAGCGATGCCGACACTGTGTTGGTGCCTAGCGCCGATCTCAGTGTCAGCAAGGTGCTGGACGGGGTCGAGCCGAGCAGTGGAGCTGCCAACGGCGCTCCGTTCACCCTCGACTACCGCATTCAGGTCAGCAATGCGGGGCCCAGCGTGGCGCGCGCCGCGACCTTGACGGATGACCTGGGGAGCCTGCTGCTGGACAGCAGCACCGGCGTCTGGAACTGCAGCGTGGTGGAAGCGGCCGGCCTGACCGGCTGCGTCGCGCCTGGTAGCGGCACGGGTCCGATAAGCCAAGGGCTTCGGCTGGATCCGGGCGGTGTGGTGCAGATCGATCTGAGTGTGAGAACCACGGCAATCGCCAGCGGCGAGGTGGTCAACACGGCGTCGGTCACGTCGGCGGCCGGCAGCGCCTCGGCCACTGCCGTGTCGGGCCTTACCGGCGTCTCGGCGCTGTCGATCGCACTCACCGATGGTCGCAGCGAGGCTATTCCCGGTACGCCCACCAGCTATTCGATCCGGGTCCGCAACGATGGGCCTGACGACGCCTTCGGCGCAGGTGTGTCCGCGCTGTTCCCGTCCTCGCTGGAAAACGTGTCCTGGAGCTGTTCGGCGATCACCCCGATCCCGGGCGACCTGAGCTTCGGCAACTTCGGCGGGCTGCAGAACCAGAAAGCGGTCGCGTTGGCTATGAGCGAAAGCGGTGAGCAGGTCTACCTCGCGCTGCCGGAGTTGAACGCGATCCAGGTGATCGCACGCAATGCCGTGCCCGGGCAGGGCTTTGGTGAGCTCAGCGTGCTCGAGACCGAAACCAATGGCGCCAACGACCCCGGCGACAGCGGCGCGGCGGTGGCTGGACTGCTCAATCCCATCGATCTCAGCCTCAGCCCCGACGGCTCGCTGCTGGTCGTGCTCACGCGGCCGGCCAGCGGGCCGACTCTGCCGTCCCTGGTCAGCTTCACTCGGGTCAGCAATCCAGCCGATCCGGCCTTTGGTCGCCTGTCCTATGCCGGAACTCTCGCCACCGGCGTGCCAGCGCAGGCGCGGCGCATCGTGTCCAGCGCCACGCATGTCTACGTCAGCGGCAGCAGCCCGGCGGCGGTGAGCGTGTTCCGCCGTGATCCGGCCAGCGGCCTGCCGATTCACGAAATCCTGCACACCGGGGCCGTGCCGGCCGGTGCCTCGGCGCTGGCCCTCGATCGCAGTCGCTCGCGCCTGTTCGTGGCGGGCAGCGGCGGTGAGATCGTGCAGTACGCGCTCAACACGGATGCCGCCAGTGGCCCGCTGGGTCGCCTGAGCGCCCAGGGGCCGGCCTTCAGCACCGGTCTGGCCGGCATCGTCGATCTGGCGGTGGTGCCGGCCAATCAAACGCTGTACGCGGCCTCGGCGACCTCGGCACGGCTCGATCTTCTCGGCTACTCGGACGCAGGCTTGACGGCGTCGGCGAGCTACACCCGCAGCGCCATCGCTCCGCCGGGCTCGGCGGATGACCCGTTGGCGGGTGACGGTCGCCTCGCGATCGCACCGGACGGTGAACATCTCTACCGCGTGTCCGCAAGCGCCAGCAGTCTGGTGGGCTTCCGCCGCGACACCCTGAGCGGCAGGCTCAGCGAGGGGCGCGTGCTCTACAACACGCCGTCCACGCCGGGGCTGACTGCAGCGCGTGCCGTGGCGGTCAGCGGCGACGGCCGTCACGTGCTGGTCGCCAATGCTTTCGGCAACAGCCGACCGCTTCATGCGTATGCGCGGCGCGCGCCGGATCCGCTGTTCGCCTTCCTGGAACAGGACCGTGACGGCGTCGCCGGCGCGGCTGGCCTGCTGTCGCCGGCCGACCTCGCCGTCAGCCCCGACGGTCGCCATCTGTACGCGGTCAGCCTGCAGGATGGCGCGCTCAGCGTGTTCGAGCGCTTCAGCCGTCGCGGCGTCGACGGCGCCACCCAGGGCGATCATCTGGAGTTTCGTGCGCGCTACGTCGACGGTGCGAACGGGGGTGTGGGTGGCCTTGACCGCGCCAGCCGCGTCCTGGTCAGCCCGGATGGACGCAACGTCTTCGTCACCAGCGAGGATCGCAACACCCTGACCGTGTTCGAGCGCAACGTCAGTGAGGCGCCCGCCAGTGGCTTCGGCCAGCTCACGTACGTCACCCGCTTCAGCGATGGGGTCGGCGGTGTCGATGGTCTGCTGGGTGCCCAGGGCATGGCGATGGACCCCGACGGCCGGCATTTATACGTGTCCGGAAGCTTCGAGGCGGCGATCGCGATCTTCGCGCGCGACCCGACCACCCGAGCGCTGACCTACCAGGGCCAGGTGCGCAACGGCAGCGCTGGCGTCAGCGGGCTATCGGGCATCCGCGATCTGCTGGTCAGCCGCGATGGCCGTCAGCTGCTCGGCGTGGGCTCGATCTCCAACGCCGTGGTCGTGTTCAACCGCGACCGTTCGCTGGTGCCCGGCCAAGGCGGCCGCCTGAGCTTCGTGCAGGCGTTGGAGCTTGAGACCGGCGCGCGCCTGATGTCGCTGGCGATGCCGCAGGGGTCGCTGCCGACCGACGGCGAGCACGTCTACGTGGTGGGCCAGACCAGCTCGCGCCTGTTCGTACTGCGCCGGAACACCGATGTCACCAGCCCCGGCTTCGGCCGCCTGACGCGGGCCTTCGAGTACAGCCGGAACCAGCCGGGCCTGTCGAGGATGAACGGCCCGCGCGATGTGCAGGTCAGCGCCGACGGGCGGCGCGTTTATGTCGCAGCCCAGTTCGGCCACAGCGTGCTGGTCTTCGATCGCGACCTCAATCGCAGCGGCGCCGGCTACGGCGGGCTGAGCCGACTTGAGACGCGCAGCGACGGGCTGGAGGGTGTCGATGGGCTCAACGACGTCTACGCGGTCGCACTGAGTCCGGACTCCCGCAACGTGTACGCCGCCGGCTTCGGTGATCGCGCGATCGCTTCGTTTGCGGTGGGCTCAGGCTCCAGCTGCAGCGCGGGCGGCAGCGGCGATATCGATGATCGCGTCAACCTCGGCGTGGGCGGCACCCTCGAGTACACCGTTCAAGCCAGGATCCGCGCCGGCGCGACCGGCACGCTCGATACCACCGCGGCCGTTGAAGCGCCGGCGCGCTTCAATGATCCGAACGCGCTCGACAACGTCGCCGAAGACGCCACCGCACTCACCCCGCGCGGCGATCTCGCAGTCAGCAAGACCAATGACCGCGTCTCGGTGGTCGGCGGCGAAACCGTCCGCTACGAGGTGGTGGTGCGCAACGCCGGCCCCAGCCATCTGCGGCACACGCCCTCATCGGTGGTGCAGATCAACGATCGGCTCAGCGCGCTTCCGGGCTTCCAGCCGGGCTCGGTCAGCTGGACCTGCACCGCCGCCGGCTCTGGCGCGCTCGATTTCACCGCGGCCTACGCCAACAACGCTGCCGGCGAGCCTGGCCTGGGCGGCGTTGCCGGCCTGGCCCTGGTGCCCGACAGCGACGGTGCAGGCCCGCTGCCGGCCTATCTGGCGGCAGTGAGCGTGCTCGACAGCCGCTTGCTGCTGTTCCGCCGCGATGCGATCGACGGCCGCCTCCAGCTCGCGACCAGCGTGGCCCAGGGCCAGAACTTGGGCGGCAGCCCGGTCAGCGCACTGCTGGGAGCGCGCTCGCTGGCGGTAAGCGCCGACAGCCGCTTCCTGTACGTGGCAAGCCGCGAATCCGACAGCCTGAGTGTCTTCGAGCTCAGCCACAGCGGCAGCGCGCCGGTGCTGGCTCTGCGGCAGACGCTGCAGGGCGTGGTCGGGCTGGATCAGGCGCTGCATGTGGTGCTCAGCGCCGACGGTGCGCACCTCTATGTGGCCGGCGCCAACGATGCCGCCGTCGCCGTGTTCAGCCGGAACGCGGCGAGCGGTCAGCTGAGCTACGTCGAAAGCGAACGCGAAGGGGTCGACGACGCTGGCGATGCTGGCGCTGCGGTGTCGGGGCTGATCGATGTCGAGTTCCTTGTCGTGAGCCCGGACGGCAGGCACCTGTACGCGCTCTCCGGTGCCTCCGGCAGCGTGGCCTTGTTTGACCGCGACAGCAGCAGCGGACGCCTCAGCTTCCGCGGCGTGCGGGGTGCAGCCCAGTTCGGTCTTCCCACCGACGGTGCGTCCGGTGCTGCCTTCGATCCTGAGGGCCGGCACCTGTATCTGGCTGCGACGGGTGCCAACCGACTGCTGGTGCTGAACCGCGACACGGATGCGCAGAGCGGCGGCTTCGGTCAGCTCACTCTCGGCTCCAGCCTGCAGCAGGGCGTGGCGGAGGTGCAGGGCCTGCAGGGCCCGCGGCGGGTCGCGCTCAGCAGCGACGGCCTGCATGTGTACGTCACCGCCCAGGCCGGCGGCAGCGTGGCCTGGTTCGTTCGCGATTCGAGCAATGGAGCGCTGCGCTTTCTCGGCCTGCGTGCATCCGGTTCGGGCGGTGTGGAAGGCCTCGAGGGCGCGACCGGGCTGGTCGTCGACAGCGCGCGCAACCACGTCTACGTTGCCGGCAGCCTCGCGCCCGGCGCCGATGGCGCGCTTGCAGGCGGCCTGGCGGCGTTCCGCCGCGAAGCCGACAGCGCGTGCCCGGCCAGCGGCACCGGTGATCTGGTGGACGTGCCGATCAGCGTGGCCTCCGGCGGCAGCGTGAGCTTCCAGATCGAAGCTCGCGTAAGCAGCGGCATCGCCGTGGGCAGCAGTCTGACCAATACGGTCACGCTGACTGCGCCGCAGGACACCACGCCGGAAAACAACTCAGCCGCCGACACCGACGTGGTGGCCTTGGTGGCTGATCTCGCGATCCGCAAGGACGACGGCCTCGCCGAATTCGACGGCTTGGCCGGCGCGGTCGCGGTGACAGGCGACGCCCGCCGCCTGTTCGTCGCCGGGCCCGCCGACAACGCGATCGGCGTGTTCCGTCGCATCGAGGCGCCCGGCCAGGCGCAGAACGGCGAGCTGCGCTTCGTCAGCGTCCTGCGCAGCGGCGTGGGCGCGGTGACTGGCCTTGGCGGTGTGTCCGGCGTGCTGGCGAGCCCGGACGGGGCCCACGTCTACGCGGTCAGCCCGATCGAGAACACCGTCGTGGTGTTCCGGCGCCGCCCGGCGCCGGTCGAGCTGGAGTTTGTCGAGGTCGAACAGAACGGCGTGTTCGGCGTCAGCGGTCTCGCGGGTGCGAGTGCACTGGCGCTGAGCGCCGACGGCCGACACCTCTATGTCGCCGGCAGCTTTGCGAATGCCATCGCGGTGTTCGCGCGCTCGGTCGACAGCGGTTCCGCCGATTACGGGCGCCTGAGCTATCAGGGTCTGCTGCAGAACGGCGTCGGCGGTGTTGACGGCATCGCCGGCATCAATGCGCTGGCGGTATCGCCTGACGGCAGGCACGTGTACGCCCTCGGCGCCGCCAGCAGCACGCTGGCGGTGTTCGCGCGCAATCCCAACGCCGGCAGCGCCGGCTTCGGCCAGCTCAGCTACCTGCGACGCTACGTCAACGGTCAGGACGGCATCGGTGGCCTGGGCGGCATGGTCGGCCTCGCCATCAGCGCCGATGGCGCGCGGGTGTTTGCCGCCGGCGGGCTGAGCGGTGGTCTGGTGAGCTTCAATCGCAGCAGCGCCGACGGCGCGCTGAGCGTGGCCGGCATCGCCCGCGAAGGCATCGAAGGCGCGCAGGGCCTGATCGGCGCCCGTGGCATCCGTCTCAGCGGCGATGGACAGCACCTCTACGTCGCCAGCGGCAGCGGCGGCGGCAGCCTGGCGCACTACCGCATCAGCGGAACTGCAGCGCCGGTTTTCGCCGGCATCGTCCGCGCCGGCGACGCCGCCCCGCCGAGCGGTGGCCAAGTGCTGGGCCTCGACGGCGCCGCCGATCTGCACATTTCCGCCGACGGCACCCACGTCTATGCGGTGGGCTCGCTGGACAGCGCCATCAGCAGCTTCAACCGCAGCCTCAATGCCGATCCCGCGCTGTCGACCGGTGCCCTCGACTACCGCGAGAGCCTGTTCGACGGCCTCGGTGGCGTGGCGCCAGGCGAGTCCGTGAGCTATGTCATCCAGGTCGACAACCTGGGGCCGAGCGCGGTCAGCCAGGCGCGTGTGGTCGACACCTTCCCGCCCGAGTTCAGCGCCGTCACCTGGAGCTGCAGCTCCAGCGGAGGCGCCACCTGTCCGCTCGGCGGCAACGGCAACATTGATGTCATCACCCAGCTTCCGGTCGGTGGCCAGGTGGTGTTCACCGCCACCGGCGTGGTTGGCCAAAGCGCCACCGGACGCCTGGTCAACACGGCGAGCGTGTCAGCCGCGGGGGCGGTGGATCCCAACGAGCTGAACAACCGCTCGACCGATGACAACACGGTGCTGTCGCCGGCCTCGGATCTCGTTGTCACGGTGGATGACGACAGTGCCACCGCCCTGCCTGGGGGACGCGTCGACTATCGGGTCGATATCCGCAACCTGGGCCCGTCCTATGGCGTCGGCATTGGTGTCTCCGACACCGCGCCCGCCGCGCTGTACGCGCGCGCCTGGACCTGCGAAGCCTTCCCCAAGGCCGGTGCGCTGGATCTGCGGCAAAGCTTCGCCGGCAACCTGGACAGCTATACGGCCATCGTGCCCGCCGGCTTCGGCCGACAGGCCTACGTCAGCGGCAGCCTGGGCGGCGTCGGTGCGGTGGCTCTGCTCAGTCGGGACCCGCTGACCGGCAGCTTGTCCCTGCCGGTGCTGCCGAACGGTGTCGAGGCGGTACAGGTGAACG
This region includes:
- a CDS encoding beta-propeller fold lactonase family protein gives rise to the protein MAQPERSILYAARRWAALALLAWAAPVWAQADLGDSVFSGPTTYTPGNAAASTYTLVVNNRGNAANTPTITTSFPPGVTLTWTCSAVGAGSSCANSSGNGNLNRSADVVGARASSTDGELSYTITARYASSMTASPLVVPAVVTPGGGSPLNLSASSTRNLRSDLSVVKTASATTYSAPTSLSYTVVVANTGPSDVTAATLTDTAPAGASFGTRSCTASGGATCPAAGSGNLNLDLDIPAGGSLSFGIPASIAAGIQSDPLTNTASIAAPAGTTDPTPGNNSGGASLALVKADLAVVFVPASPVGNPSATYTPGSTGNTLDIRVTNNGNFASTGSRLSVTLPPQVNAATLSCVALGSCTADSGTGTLAVDLGSLASGTSLTARLSLDYPSDASASSIDIAAAIAGNQPDLVTGNNSSTWRASLRRQVRIGLSKTSSSAALNPGGALTYDITVTNLGPSDVGNVEGDTGILLSDTLSGQLGRNLAAGACSNNGQTTPCWRYCPDDGGSVSSLTPESCTVELIEGDGSFADQGFLLRAGSSSTLKVFATVGANARGSLLNDALARVQSGLGVSDQSEGNCALSGSNTVCARSTVDVQASTDIEVTVSDGATSAVPGVDHAYTVVVRNNGTLTANNVNLQTALPILANDGDAGFVAGSARWQCRAFDGACCTTNSSVCGTTGPTPAISAASINEGVDLPPQSRVEFSLSGRLDPSALGTLAVSAEAATPAGLIDSVPANNLRSDADTVLVPSADLSVSKVLDGVEPSSGAANGAPFTLDYRIQVSNAGPSVARAATLTDDLGSLLLDSSTGVWNCSVVEAAGLTGCVAPGSGTGPISQGLRLDPGGVVQIDLSVRTTAIASGEVVNTASVTSAAGSASATAVSGLTGVSALSIALTDGRSEAIPGTPTSYSIRVRNDGPDDAFGAGVSALFPSSLENVSWSCSAITPIPGDLSFGNFGGLQNQKAVALAMSESGEQVYLALPELNAIQVIARNAVPGQGFGELSVLETETNGANDPGDSGAAVAGLLNPIDLSLSPDGSLLVVLTRPASGPTLPSLVSFTRVSNPADPAFGRLSYAGTLATGVPAQARRIVSSATHVYVSGSSPAAVSVFRRDPASGLPIHEILHTGAVPAGASALALDRSRSRLFVAGSGGEIVQYALNTDAASGPLGRLSAQGPAFSTGLAGIVDLAVVPANQTLYAASATSARLDLLGYSDAGLTASASYTRSAIAPPGSADDPLAGDGRLAIAPDGEHLYRVSASASSLVGFRRDTLSGRLSEGRVLYNTPSTPGLTAARAVAVSGDGRHVLVANAFGNSRPLHAYARRAPDPLFAFLEQDRDGVAGAAGLLSPADLAVSPDGRHLYAVSLQDGALSVFERFSRRGVDGATQGDHLEFRARYVDGANGGVGGLDRASRVLVSPDGRNVFVTSEDRNTLTVFERNVSEAPASGFGQLTYVTRFSDGVGGVDGLLGAQGMAMDPDGRHLYVSGSFEAAIAIFARDPTTRALTYQGQVRNGSAGVSGLSGIRDLLVSRDGRQLLGVGSISNAVVVFNRDRSLVPGQGGRLSFVQALELETGARLMSLAMPQGSLPTDGEHVYVVGQTSSRLFVLRRNTDVTSPGFGRLTRAFEYSRNQPGLSRMNGPRDVQVSADGRRVYVAAQFGHSVLVFDRDLNRSGAGYGGLSRLETRSDGLEGVDGLNDVYAVALSPDSRNVYAAGFGDRAIASFAVGSGSSCSAGGSGDIDDRVNLGVGGTLEYTVQARIRAGATGTLDTTAAVEAPARFNDPNALDNVAEDATALTPRGDLAVSKTNDRVSVVGGETVRYEVVVRNAGPSHLRHTPSSVVQINDRLSALPGFQPGSVSWTCTAAGSGALDFTAAYANNAAGEPGLGGVAGLALVPDSDGAGPLPAYLAAVSVLDSRLLLFRRDAIDGRLQLATSVAQGQNLGGSPVSALLGARSLAVSADSRFLYVASRESDSLSVFELSHSGSAPVLALRQTLQGVVGLDQALHVVLSADGAHLYVAGANDAAVAVFSRNAASGQLSYVESEREGVDDAGDAGAAVSGLIDVEFLVVSPDGRHLYALSGASGSVALFDRDSSSGRLSFRGVRGAAQFGLPTDGASGAAFDPEGRHLYLAATGANRLLVLNRDTDAQSGGFGQLTLGSSLQQGVAEVQGLQGPRRVALSSDGLHVYVTAQAGGSVAWFVRDSSNGALRFLGLRASGSGGVEGLEGATGLVVDSARNHVYVAGSLAPGADGALAGGLAAFRREADSACPASGTGDLVDVPISVASGGSVSFQIEARVSSGIAVGSSLTNTVTLTAPQDTTPENNSAADTDVVALVADLAIRKDDGLAEFDGLAGAVAVTGDARRLFVAGPADNAIGVFRRIEAPGQAQNGELRFVSVLRSGVGAVTGLGGVSGVLASPDGAHVYAVSPIENTVVVFRRRPAPVELEFVEVEQNGVFGVSGLAGASALALSADGRHLYVAGSFANAIAVFARSVDSGSADYGRLSYQGLLQNGVGGVDGIAGINALAVSPDGRHVYALGAASSTLAVFARNPNAGSAGFGQLSYLRRYVNGQDGIGGLGGMVGLAISADGARVFAAGGLSGGLVSFNRSSADGALSVAGIAREGIEGAQGLIGARGIRLSGDGQHLYVASGSGGGSLAHYRISGTAAPVFAGIVRAGDAAPPSGGQVLGLDGAADLHISADGTHVYAVGSLDSAISSFNRSLNADPALSTGALDYRESLFDGLGGVAPGESVSYVIQVDNLGPSAVSQARVVDTFPPEFSAVTWSCSSSGGATCPLGGNGNIDVITQLPVGGQVVFTATGVVGQSATGRLVNTASVSAAGAVDPNELNNRSTDDNTVLSPASDLVVTVDDDSATALPGGRVDYRVDIRNLGPSYGVGIGVSDTAPAALYARAWTCEAFPKAGALDLRQSFAGNLDSYTAIVPAGFGRQAYVSGSLGGVGAVALLSRDPLTGSLSLPVLPNGVEAVQVNEQNGVRGIGGAADLLLSNDERFVYVAGRSSDSVAVFSRDAGNGSLSFKARYQDGELGIDGIGGAHRLRMSPDGRFLYVAGSAESAIAVFNVDASTGLLSPASILRQGVGGVDGLNDIRDLQFSANAGHLLVAAGSNQSLAAFARNASTGALSPFALVQDFELPQRLLIDPRALRFAGDTVWVAGGQSNSVAGFVFDPQRTPALRLSKVIREGEPGISGLVRPDALQFEADQSRLYVGAAGRLFLFSLQPDQPQLLDSYSAQPPLGGGLSLVSASDRQQLYSASAGAGGLGVWARARGSRCPLAGSGPIGEVNVDIEASGRVEFSVGGRIYPNALGRLDYTVRATPRIAAQELNPPDNVDTDSDLLQPEPDLSATKTDGLSEVVAGLPLTYTIDLANAGVSDALQARLFDPLPIFPAANAGLVAGEGSWTCSANLPVQDLLRLTPADATAIAGIGASQRSADGRRLYVVNASLGALLVFPLNAQGLPGTPEVIADGATLGNTTVAGLAGASMVALSPDDRHIYVTGSSANSLVMLRYDPSSGAHSFGQRLQSGVNGVAGLQGAADVHLGVDGRFVFVASSSSHAIAVFSRSAESGELAFVERVADGLGTIVPDSNVIRGVRRLALSADGSRLYAAASLSQAVSSFDIGGDGRLQFRGRLRQDQPGMAALAGARALVLTPGDGQLYVLGSQAISRLSPQADGRLVAQAVVSSIPELATTRDIRLDATGSRLYLADSAGALFVFARDWADGGLDLRYRLPPAAAVSGTPEVSLGAIDSAGRLYLSEAAGRLGVLRQRALSRCLDRQTDPDRIDGRLDLGVDGSARYQYAVRVHPGARGVLTNIATVSPGEGIDPALENNEGSDLTRIRAVSDLSVRKTGPAQAVAGSRLSYVIEVGNAGPSDALGMQVIDVLPGALSGATWTCVASAGSSCPAAGSGSLAMTGTVRVGGTLRIEIDAPIVSSYLGALVNTVSLVLEPDATDPDLANNTASASSDVIAVADVAVGKTNSVSTVTAGARTLYAISINNRGPSDAPQVRVRDLLPAQLRDGQWTCRMQGAGSCPASGSGSIDQVVAVAAGASAVFELDVQVAPEARGSVANTAAAQVQGAATDPQGANDSATDTDTISVRHDLAVDLVDPLDPFDSSGSTALPYLVQVDNFGPSDAVGVNLRLGFSSAVQPQLGLSCVPAGANEIDCDLGTLRAGSSRVLDARLLQLPAPPATLTVVASIGGGDGQDAQQSNNNAVEQTTLVAGIDLQVGIGNGVDAIQPGNRTTYTVLVSNIGSVTAPSVQVAVPLAAGLIDASWTCSGQAGATCAPSGTGGISQSLSLARGQSVRFALSARLDPQTDPSVVALLTQTASALPTAPASDINPSNNTAVDEDVIQFIVFRDGFEAPGATRPTAGAMFSLAAACSGLRIDAASPLLAGITTEARQRVLLSAPDRGGRMLAQLEVLQASSGRWLRLRSAQQPGEWLPWKARFARLHTAEAGLRLDAGPSATQRIAAIPGARDWWPSAGVDVLAFNPCDGEVADGDSR